A part of Pseudomonas sp. MYb118 genomic DNA contains:
- a CDS encoding ABC transporter substrate-binding protein: MSHLDELQTLDGAAPHPAVDQLCTQVRSGEINRRQFLRTATLLGITVASASTFVGSALLGDSVFAADDQPPRQGGSLRFACAIQEIQDPMLITWIEASNLLRNSLEFLTWVDADNITHPYLAESWSPSEDLKTWTFNLRQGVKWSNGDEFSADDVEHNINRWIAADSKSVNRTAFQDVAAFEKTGPYQFRLVLKRPILAVPEMLSAFTCTLVHRSFKAGDDWTKNPIGTGPFKLVSFAVNKQATFAKRADYWRKPANLDELRYVDMGTDISTHLAALQAGQVDVLYRITVAELDLAKRLPGAQLLSCKSAQTVVMRMACDQKPFSDVRLRKAVVMCADNAQMLKIAYRGMGTLGEDHHVAPSHPEYAPLPKRERDVAGAKKLLAEAGYPNGIDIDLIVGNTQGRYEQDCAQILQQNCLEAGIRINLKVIPATQYWPIWDKAAFSLTYWAHRPLGVMSLELAYRTGAAWNESHYSDPAFDAALDKAMGIIDPKQRAVAMQDVERILQDGAVMVQPFWGDKFTATSKKVQGFKVHPSDFYPMDEVWLSA, from the coding sequence GCGCCAGCACCTTCGTCGGCTCGGCCTTGCTGGGCGATTCGGTGTTCGCCGCCGATGACCAGCCGCCACGCCAGGGCGGCAGCCTGCGTTTTGCCTGCGCCATCCAGGAAATCCAGGACCCGATGCTGATCACCTGGATCGAAGCCTCGAACCTGCTGCGCAACTCTTTGGAATTCCTCACCTGGGTCGATGCCGACAACATCACCCACCCGTACCTGGCCGAGAGCTGGAGCCCGTCCGAAGACCTCAAGACCTGGACCTTCAACCTGCGCCAGGGCGTGAAGTGGAGCAACGGCGATGAGTTCAGCGCCGACGACGTCGAGCACAACATCAATCGCTGGATCGCCGCCGATTCCAAGTCGGTCAACCGCACCGCGTTCCAGGACGTCGCTGCCTTCGAGAAAACCGGCCCGTACCAGTTCCGCCTGGTGCTCAAGCGCCCGATCCTGGCCGTGCCGGAAATGCTCAGCGCCTTCACCTGCACCCTGGTACACCGCAGCTTCAAGGCCGGTGATGACTGGACGAAAAACCCGATCGGCACCGGCCCGTTCAAACTGGTGTCGTTCGCGGTGAACAAGCAGGCCACCTTCGCCAAGCGCGCCGATTACTGGCGCAAGCCGGCCAACCTCGACGAGCTGCGCTACGTCGACATGGGCACCGACATTTCCACTCACCTGGCCGCCCTGCAAGCCGGCCAGGTCGACGTGCTGTACCGCATCACCGTCGCCGAACTGGACCTGGCCAAGCGCCTGCCGGGTGCGCAATTGCTCAGCTGCAAATCGGCGCAGACCGTGGTCATGCGCATGGCCTGCGACCAGAAGCCGTTCAGCGATGTGCGCCTGCGCAAGGCCGTGGTGATGTGCGCCGACAACGCGCAGATGCTCAAGATCGCCTATCGCGGCATGGGCACCCTGGGCGAAGACCACCACGTGGCCCCGTCCCACCCCGAATACGCACCGCTGCCCAAACGCGAGCGGGACGTGGCCGGGGCGAAAAAACTGCTGGCCGAAGCCGGCTACCCCAACGGTATCGACATCGACCTGATCGTCGGCAACACCCAGGGCCGCTACGAGCAGGACTGCGCGCAGATCCTGCAACAGAACTGCCTGGAAGCCGGCATCCGCATCAACCTCAAGGTGATCCCGGCCACCCAGTACTGGCCGATCTGGGACAAGGCCGCGTTCAGCCTGACCTACTGGGCCCACCGCCCGTTGGGCGTGATGTCCCTGGAGCTGGCCTACCGCACAGGCGCCGCCTGGAACGAAAGCCACTACAGCGACCCGGCGTTCGATGCCGCGCTGGACAAGGCCATGGGCATCATCGACCCGAAACAACGCGCCGTGGCCATGCAGGACGTCGAGCGCATCCTGCAGGACGGCGCGGTGATGGTACAGCCGTTCTGGGGTGACAAGTTCACCGCCACCAGCAAGAAGGTCCAGGGCTTCAAGGTCCACCCTTCGGACTTCTACCCCATGGACGAGGTCTGGCTGAGCGCCTGA
- a CDS encoding MFS transporter: MSVQPVKIDDLPIGRFHIKIAGLTFGAHFTDGYILGLIGIAFTLLSPQMQLDAFWQGLIGASALIGLFLGSLFFGWISDKVGRQKIFLVSFVLITLASVMQFYVESALTLFLCRVLIGIGLGGDFSVGHAMLAEFAPKKHRGVLLGSFSVIWTFGYVAATFVGTAMLSLGDDAWRWMLASSAIPAALILIARIGTPESPRWLVNQGRIAEARAIVKKFLGDNVELDETPSAETRSGYAVLFSPEYRKRTAFNCLFFVCIVMPYFAIYTFLPSILQKMGLAEGFGTELMLNMLLILGALIGIWCTIKFSRRGFLINSFIILAVALFLLAVLPSSTAMLMVLVFGVFTLVLSAVSNLVGVFPAESFPTEVRASGIGLATAVSRLGSAVSTFLLPVSVAGIGLSPTMGILAGILAIGALLSWAWAPETKSLTLSQACKAHSPVEGGAPLAVKAAASV; encoded by the coding sequence ATGTCCGTACAACCCGTAAAAATCGACGACCTGCCCATTGGCCGTTTCCACATCAAGATTGCCGGCCTGACGTTCGGCGCGCACTTCACCGACGGCTACATCCTCGGCCTGATCGGTATCGCTTTCACCCTGCTGAGCCCGCAGATGCAACTGGACGCATTCTGGCAGGGCCTGATCGGCGCTTCGGCCCTGATCGGCCTGTTCCTCGGCAGCCTGTTCTTCGGCTGGATTTCCGACAAGGTCGGCCGCCAGAAAATCTTCCTGGTCAGCTTCGTGCTGATCACCCTCGCTTCGGTGATGCAGTTCTATGTCGAATCGGCGCTGACGCTGTTCCTCTGCCGGGTGCTGATCGGCATCGGCCTGGGCGGTGACTTCAGTGTCGGCCACGCCATGCTGGCCGAGTTCGCGCCGAAGAAACACCGCGGCGTGTTGCTCGGTTCGTTCAGCGTGATCTGGACCTTCGGCTATGTCGCCGCGACCTTCGTCGGCACCGCCATGCTCAGCCTGGGCGACGATGCCTGGCGCTGGATGCTGGCGTCGTCGGCGATCCCCGCAGCGCTGATTCTGATCGCCCGCATCGGCACCCCGGAATCGCCACGCTGGCTGGTCAACCAGGGGCGCATTGCCGAGGCCCGCGCCATCGTCAAGAAATTCCTGGGCGACAACGTCGAGCTCGATGAAACCCCATCGGCGGAAACCCGCTCCGGCTACGCCGTGCTGTTCAGCCCCGAGTACCGCAAGCGCACGGCGTTCAACTGCCTGTTCTTCGTGTGCATCGTCATGCCGTACTTCGCCATCTACACCTTCCTGCCGTCGATCCTTCAGAAGATGGGCCTGGCCGAAGGTTTCGGCACCGAGCTGATGCTCAATATGCTGCTGATCCTCGGCGCGCTGATCGGTATCTGGTGCACGATCAAGTTCAGCCGTCGCGGCTTTTTGATCAACTCGTTCATCATCCTCGCGGTCGCGCTGTTCCTGCTGGCGGTGTTGCCGAGCAGCACGGCGATGCTGATGGTGCTGGTGTTCGGTGTGTTCACCCTGGTGCTGTCGGCGGTGAGTAACCTGGTGGGCGTCTTCCCGGCCGAGAGCTTCCCCACCGAAGTGCGCGCCAGCGGCATCGGCCTGGCCACGGCGGTGAGTCGCCTGGGCTCGGCGGTCAGCACCTTCCTGCTGCCGGTGAGTGTGGCGGGGATCGGCCTGAGCCCGACCATGGGCATCCTGGCCGGCATCCTGGCCATCGGCGCGCTGCTGTCCTGGGCCTGGGCGCCGGAAACCAAATCGCTGACCCTGAGCCAGGCGTGCAAAGCGCATAGCCCGGTGGAGGGCGGGGCGCCATTGGCGGTTAAGGCGGCTGCGTCGGTCTAA
- a CDS encoding LysR substrate-binding domain-containing protein, with amino-acid sequence MRQLPSLNMLRVFEEVARHRSFSQAALGLNVTQGAVSRQIKQLEDYLGVTLFIRTPQGLTLTETGSALSAQLSDAFDHVERALQAVRVPNLRQRLRIVAPPTWGTRWLSAHLRAFVQRYPDISLSVTNQLGADSLAEIDCHIRFGQQAASHCHSQLLVMERHIAVASPELFNGDQPPDLRRFPLLHILHEGKRLKVWENWLAAMGRDDVDAGPGLEFSTLDQVIHTALAGGGLAVIDRQMIEKELANGSLLPITPVEVIGPYGYWLDVANDKWGLSKVRLFTQWLELVSNP; translated from the coding sequence ATGCGTCAACTGCCCTCGCTCAACATGCTGCGCGTCTTCGAAGAGGTCGCGCGGCATCGCAGTTTCAGCCAGGCGGCGCTCGGTTTGAACGTGACCCAGGGCGCGGTCAGTCGGCAGATCAAGCAACTGGAAGACTACCTGGGCGTGACGCTGTTCATCCGCACTCCCCAGGGCCTGACCCTGACCGAAACCGGCAGCGCCCTCTCCGCCCAATTGAGTGATGCCTTCGACCATGTCGAGCGTGCCCTGCAAGCGGTGCGCGTGCCCAACCTGCGCCAGCGCCTGCGCATCGTCGCCCCGCCGACCTGGGGCACCCGCTGGTTGTCGGCGCACCTGCGCGCCTTCGTCCAGCGCTATCCCGACATCAGCCTGAGCGTGACCAACCAGCTGGGCGCCGACAGCCTGGCGGAAATCGACTGCCACATCCGCTTCGGTCAGCAAGCCGCCAGCCATTGCCACAGCCAGTTGCTGGTGATGGAACGGCACATCGCAGTGGCCAGCCCGGAGTTGTTCAACGGCGACCAGCCACCGGACCTGCGGCGCTTTCCCCTGCTGCACATCCTGCACGAAGGCAAACGCCTGAAGGTCTGGGAAAACTGGCTGGCGGCCATGGGCCGCGACGATGTCGACGCCGGGCCGGGCCTGGAATTCAGCACCCTGGACCAGGTGATCCACACGGCCCTGGCCGGCGGTGGGTTGGCGGTGATCGACCGACAGATGATCGAGAAGGAACTGGCCAACGGCAGCCTGCTGCCGATCACCCCGGTGGAGGTGATCGGGCCTTATGGCTATTGGCTGGATGTGGCGAATGACAAGTGGGGGTTGTCGAAGGTGCGGTTGTTTACGCAGTGGTTGGAGTTGGTCAGCAACCCCTGA
- a CDS encoding pentapeptide MXKDX repeat protein, which produces MKKLTTVVLSMCLAMGAASVFAADAMSNNSMSKDSMSKDAMSKDAMKKDGMSKDAMSKDSMKKDSMSKDSMKKDAMSKDAMKKDGMSQ; this is translated from the coding sequence ATGAAAAAACTGACCACCGTCGTCCTGTCCATGTGCCTGGCCATGGGCGCTGCCAGCGTTTTTGCTGCCGATGCCATGAGCAATAACAGCATGAGCAAAGACTCGATGAGCAAAGATGCGATGTCCAAGGATGCAATGAAAAAAGACGGCATGTCCAAAGATGCCATGTCCAAGGACTCGATGAAAAAAGACAGCATGAGCAAGGACAGCATGAAGAAAGACGCGATGTCCAAGGATGCGATGAAGAAGGACGGCATGTCGCAGTAA
- a CDS encoding NAD-dependent succinate-semialdehyde dehydrogenase, with protein sequence MSALIRNGNFIDGKWSSGGATYPVLNPANGELIVEVQKAGAEDTNRAIDAANRALPAWRKLTAKERSQKLKRWGELMLSNQKDLATLLSREQGKPLAEAMGEVVYAASFLEWFAEEAKRAYGDVIPSHKADARIVVVKEAIGVVAAITPWNFPLAMVTRKVGPALAAGCTMILKPSEETPLSAFALAVLAEQAGIPAGVFNIVSGDAVAIGGALQASSIVRKLSFTGSTRTGKLLMRQAADTLKKISLELGGNAPFIVFDDADIDAAVKGAMASKFRNTGQTCVCVNRFFIQDGVYEAFTGKLAEAVAAMRVGSALDGDTEQGPLINTAALAKVELHVSDALEKGATVLCGGRRHALGGTFYEPTILAEASSDMLIAQDETFGPVAACFRFKDEAEVLQRANDTPYGLSAYFYSRDIGRVWRMAEGLEAGMVGINEGIISTEVAPFGGIKESGLGREGSKYGLEDYLEIKYLLMGGL encoded by the coding sequence ATGAGCGCGCTGATTCGAAACGGCAATTTCATCGATGGTAAATGGTCCAGCGGTGGGGCGACGTACCCGGTGCTGAACCCGGCCAACGGCGAGCTGATCGTCGAGGTGCAAAAGGCCGGCGCCGAGGACACCAACCGCGCGATCGACGCCGCCAACCGCGCCTTGCCGGCGTGGCGCAAATTGACCGCCAAGGAACGCAGCCAGAAGCTCAAGCGCTGGGGCGAGCTGATGCTCAGCAACCAGAAGGACCTGGCCACGCTGCTCAGCCGCGAACAGGGCAAGCCATTGGCCGAAGCCATGGGCGAAGTGGTGTACGCCGCGAGCTTCCTGGAGTGGTTCGCCGAAGAAGCCAAGCGCGCCTACGGCGATGTGATCCCCAGCCACAAGGCCGATGCACGCATAGTCGTGGTCAAGGAAGCGATTGGCGTGGTGGCGGCGATCACCCCGTGGAACTTCCCGCTGGCGATGGTCACCCGCAAGGTCGGCCCGGCGCTGGCCGCCGGTTGCACCATGATTCTCAAGCCGTCGGAAGAGACGCCGCTGTCGGCCTTCGCCCTGGCGGTGCTGGCCGAGCAGGCGGGCATTCCGGCAGGGGTGTTCAACATCGTGTCCGGCGACGCCGTGGCCATTGGCGGTGCGCTGCAAGCCTCCAGCATCGTGCGCAAACTGTCGTTCACCGGCTCCACCCGCACCGGCAAACTGCTGATGCGTCAGGCCGCCGACACCCTGAAGAAGATCTCGCTGGAGCTGGGCGGCAACGCCCCGTTCATTGTCTTCGATGACGCCGACATCGACGCGGCGGTCAAAGGCGCGATGGCCTCGAAATTCCGCAACACCGGGCAAACCTGCGTGTGCGTCAACCGCTTCTTCATCCAGGACGGCGTGTACGAAGCGTTCACCGGCAAGCTGGCCGAGGCCGTAGCGGCCATGCGTGTCGGCAGTGCGCTGGACGGCGACACCGAGCAGGGCCCGCTGATCAACACCGCGGCCCTGGCCAAGGTCGAGTTGCATGTCAGCGATGCGCTGGAGAAGGGCGCCACGGTCCTGTGCGGCGGTCGCCGTCACGCCTTGGGCGGCACGTTCTACGAGCCGACCATTTTGGCCGAAGCCAGCAGCGACATGCTGATCGCCCAGGACGAAACCTTTGGCCCGGTGGCCGCGTGCTTCCGCTTCAAGGACGAAGCCGAAGTGCTGCAACGGGCCAACGACACGCCTTACGGCCTGTCGGCATACTTCTACAGCCGCGACATCGGCCGCGTCTGGCGCATGGCCGAAGGCCTGGAGGCCGGCATGGTCGGCATCAACGAAGGGATCATCTCCACGGAAGTCGCCCCGTTCGGCGGCATCAAGGAATCGGGCCTGGGTCGCGAGGGCTCCAAATACGGTCTGGAAGACTACCTGGAAATCAAATACCTGTTGATGGGTGGACTCTAA
- a CDS encoding ABC transporter permease, with translation MSFLHSFKHPLALLGLILVGGWVLVAAFAPWLAPHDPLASFSPLLTPMTADPDGQSFLLGTDMIGRDILSRLIWGTRTVLFWSILATLTAFAVGIAMGLCAGYFGGKVDALLSYVADTVLSFPVLVLYIVIIIALGASALNILIAVTFTSAPAIFRIMRALTIDIRSRDYVLSAITQGEGSLRIMLVEILPNCGGPLIVDFCLRIGYTAIMIGALGFLGLGLPPPIPDWGGMINEGRSMAIAFPHLVIFPCIAISTLMLGLSLLADGLDEHAQKGTRS, from the coding sequence ATGAGCTTCCTGCACTCGTTCAAACATCCCCTGGCGTTGCTCGGCCTGATCCTCGTGGGCGGCTGGGTGCTGGTCGCCGCGTTCGCGCCGTGGCTGGCGCCGCATGATCCGCTGGCCAGCTTCAGCCCGCTGCTCACCCCCATGACAGCGGACCCCGACGGCCAGAGCTTCCTGTTGGGCACCGACATGATTGGCCGCGACATTCTCTCGCGGCTGATCTGGGGCACGCGCACCGTGCTGTTCTGGTCGATCCTCGCCACGCTGACCGCGTTCGCCGTGGGCATCGCCATGGGCCTGTGCGCCGGTTACTTCGGTGGCAAGGTCGACGCCTTGCTGTCCTATGTGGCCGACACCGTGCTGTCGTTCCCGGTGCTGGTGCTGTACATCGTGATCATCATCGCCCTCGGCGCCTCGGCGCTGAACATCCTGATTGCGGTGACCTTCACCAGCGCCCCGGCGATCTTCCGCATCATGCGCGCCCTGACCATCGACATCCGCTCGCGCGACTACGTGCTCAGCGCCATCACCCAGGGCGAAGGTTCGCTGCGCATCATGCTGGTGGAAATCCTGCCCAACTGCGGCGGCCCGCTGATCGTCGATTTCTGCCTGCGCATCGGCTACACCGCGATCATGATCGGCGCCCTGGGCTTTCTCGGCCTGGGCCTGCCGCCACCGATCCCGGACTGGGGCGGCATGATCAACGAAGGCCGCAGCATGGCCATCGCCTTTCCGCACCTGGTGATCTTCCCGTGCATTGCCATCTCCACCCTGATGCTGGGCCTCAGCCTGTTGGCCGACGGCCTGGACGAACACGCCCAGAAAGGCACAAGGAGCTGA
- a CDS encoding ABC transporter permease, whose translation MADFLLRKLAALIATLLSVSLIVFVALELNIEDVAINVLGPYSAADQRAAWLVEHGYDQPFLWRYLVWLKDFVSGDWGTSVHFREPVINLLLPNLGQTLILAGLALLVMVPVALTLGVLAGIRQGSMIDRLVSFLSIVTTSIPDFASAVFVSAIFVFWLNWLPGVSSMSDGFSGAELALPLMVLCLFGIGYLARITRASMVEVMQAPYIRTARLKGASTARIVLRHALRNVLIAPITVIMLYIPWLLSNVIVVEVFFAYKGFGSLLYTASLNHDVYLIEACAMISGAVVGATKIFSDLAYTWLNPRITLRSLGGGGQ comes from the coding sequence ATGGCTGACTTTCTGTTGCGCAAACTGGCGGCGTTGATCGCGACCCTGTTATCGGTGTCGCTGATCGTGTTCGTCGCCCTGGAATTGAACATCGAGGACGTGGCGATCAACGTCCTCGGCCCCTACTCCGCCGCCGACCAGCGCGCCGCGTGGCTGGTGGAACATGGCTATGACCAGCCGTTCCTGTGGCGCTACCTGGTGTGGTTGAAGGACTTCGTCAGCGGCGACTGGGGCACCTCGGTGCACTTTCGCGAACCGGTGATCAACCTGCTGCTGCCCAACCTTGGGCAAACCCTGATTCTCGCCGGGCTGGCGTTGCTGGTGATGGTGCCGGTGGCCCTGACCCTCGGCGTGCTGGCCGGCATTCGCCAGGGCTCGATGATCGATCGCCTGGTGTCGTTCCTGTCGATCGTCACCACCTCGATTCCGGATTTCGCCAGTGCGGTGTTCGTCTCGGCGATCTTCGTGTTCTGGCTCAACTGGCTGCCGGGCGTGAGCAGCATGAGCGACGGATTCAGTGGTGCCGAACTGGCCCTGCCGCTGATGGTGCTGTGCCTGTTCGGCATCGGCTACCTGGCGCGCATCACCCGCGCCTCGATGGTGGAAGTGATGCAGGCGCCGTACATCCGCACCGCGCGCCTGAAAGGGGCATCGACCGCGCGCATCGTGCTGCGCCACGCCCTGCGCAATGTGCTGATCGCCCCGATCACTGTGATCATGCTGTACATCCCCTGGCTGCTGTCGAACGTGATCGTGGTCGAGGTGTTCTTTGCCTACAAGGGCTTCGGCTCGCTGCTGTACACCGCGTCACTGAACCACGACGTCTACCTGATCGAAGCCTGCGCGATGATCAGCGGCGCGGTGGTCGGCGCGACCAAGATCTTTTCCGACCTGGCCTACACCTGGCTCAACCCGCGCATCACCTTGCGCAGTCTTGGCGGAGGTGGCCAATGA
- a CDS encoding dipeptide ABC transporter ATP-binding protein, whose product MSDLNNLQQVLRVENLSIELPAGADRSHAVRGINFEVRKGEILCVIGESGSGKSVLSAAIMGDYAKGLRHSEGVIDFLGDDICRLPQEALRQLRGNRIAMIFQEPMAALNPAIRIGQQVEEIFDIHAPQMSAEERRERMLALLDSTHLPDPPRIANSYPHQLSGGQCQRVVIAMALAMNPDLLIADEPTTALDVTTQAQVLKLVRELRGRGQHGILFITHDFGVVAEIADRIAVMEGGRLVEIGERDQVLNAPAHPYTRKLIAAVPALHPELHAPCADGELALRIEHLNKTYNVGGRSVAALRNVSLQLPRGKTLAIVGESGSGKSTLVKAAIRLVDSDSGHVWVGDTDFLALRGSALAANRRRIQMIFQDPYGSLNPRHRVGDIIARAAQLRGLSAKDAWAEAGDLLEQVGLKRDALKRKPRQFSGGQRQRIGIARALAMRPEVLIADESVSALDVSVQKQVLELLADLQQKLNLSILFITHDLRVAAQISDAIAVMRQGEVVEYGSAEQVLLRPQNHYTQTLLAAAPGASAIPAFVDEGPALRLIRP is encoded by the coding sequence ATGAGCGACCTGAACAATCTGCAACAAGTGCTGCGTGTGGAGAACCTGTCCATCGAGCTGCCGGCCGGCGCCGACCGCAGCCACGCCGTGCGCGGCATCAATTTCGAGGTGCGCAAGGGCGAGATCCTCTGCGTGATCGGCGAGTCCGGTTCGGGCAAGTCGGTGCTGTCGGCGGCGATCATGGGCGACTACGCCAAGGGCCTGCGCCACAGCGAAGGGGTGATCGACTTCCTTGGCGATGACATCTGCCGCCTGCCGCAGGAGGCCTTGCGCCAACTGCGCGGCAACCGCATCGCGATGATTTTCCAGGAGCCCATGGCGGCGCTGAACCCGGCGATCCGCATCGGCCAGCAGGTCGAGGAAATTTTCGACATTCACGCCCCGCAGATGAGCGCCGAGGAACGCCGCGAACGCATGCTCGCCCTGCTCGACTCGACCCACCTGCCCGACCCGCCCCGGATCGCCAACAGCTATCCGCATCAACTGTCCGGCGGCCAGTGCCAGCGGGTGGTGATCGCCATGGCCCTGGCAATGAACCCGGACCTGCTGATCGCCGACGAGCCGACCACGGCGCTGGATGTGACCACCCAGGCGCAAGTGCTCAAGCTGGTGCGCGAACTGCGCGGACGCGGCCAGCACGGCATCCTGTTCATCACCCACGACTTTGGCGTGGTGGCGGAAATTGCCGATCGCATCGCGGTGATGGAAGGCGGCCGCCTGGTGGAAATCGGTGAGCGCGACCAGGTGCTCAACGCCCCGGCGCACCCTTACACACGCAAGCTGATCGCCGCGGTGCCGGCGCTGCACCCGGAACTGCATGCGCCCTGCGCCGACGGCGAGCTGGCGTTGCGCATCGAACATCTGAACAAGACCTACAACGTTGGCGGGCGCTCGGTGGCGGCACTGCGCAACGTGTCGCTGCAACTGCCGCGGGGCAAGACCCTGGCGATCGTCGGCGAGTCCGGCTCGGGCAAGAGCACCCTGGTCAAGGCGGCGATCCGCCTGGTGGACAGCGACAGCGGTCATGTCTGGGTCGGCGACACCGACTTCCTGGCCCTGCGCGGTTCGGCGCTGGCGGCCAACCGGCGGCGCATTCAGATGATCTTCCAGGACCCGTACGGCTCGCTCAATCCACGGCACCGGGTCGGCGACATCATCGCCCGCGCTGCGCAGTTGCGCGGGTTGTCGGCCAAGGATGCCTGGGCCGAGGCAGGCGATCTGCTGGAGCAGGTCGGGCTCAAGCGCGACGCGCTCAAACGCAAGCCGCGGCAGTTTTCCGGAGGCCAGCGCCAGCGCATCGGCATCGCCCGGGCCCTGGCGATGCGCCCGGAGGTGCTGATCGCCGACGAAAGCGTGTCGGCCCTGGACGTCTCGGTGCAGAAACAGGTGCTGGAGCTGCTGGCCGACCTGCAGCAGAAACTCAACCTGAGCATCCTGTTCATCACCCACGACTTGCGGGTCGCGGCGCAGATCAGCGATGCCATCGCGGTGATGCGCCAGGGTGAAGTGGTCGAGTACGGCAGTGCCGAACAGGTGCTGTTGCGCCCGCAGAACCACTACACCCAGACGCTGCTGGCGGCCGCCCCTGGCGCCTCGGCGATACCCGCCTTTGTGGACGAAGGCCCGGCGTTGAGGTTGATCAGACCCTAG
- the fae gene encoding formaldehyde-activating enzyme: protein MKELDLYIGEGFEGPGVNAAHINILIGPRNGPAGQAFANSLASPSQGHCPFMVIAQPNIPVKPMTLYVNKAAISSDLHGNATWGASQAGIAKAVLEALLDGTLPPEAEDEWAIVTANWVNPSCDDLDAVYLNNYNACRTAIRAALTGKPETAQLKDVVAHISNPFYTPKA from the coding sequence ATGAAAGAACTCGACCTGTACATCGGTGAAGGCTTCGAAGGCCCTGGCGTGAACGCCGCCCACATCAACATCCTGATCGGCCCGCGCAACGGTCCGGCCGGGCAGGCCTTCGCCAACAGCCTGGCCTCGCCAAGCCAGGGCCATTGCCCGTTCATGGTGATCGCCCAGCCGAACATCCCGGTCAAGCCGATGACCCTCTACGTCAACAAGGCCGCGATCAGCAGCGACCTGCACGGCAATGCCACCTGGGGCGCGTCCCAGGCCGGTATCGCCAAGGCGGTCCTCGAAGCGCTGCTCGACGGCACCCTGCCGCCGGAAGCCGAGGACGAGTGGGCCATCGTCACCGCCAACTGGGTCAACCCGTCCTGCGACGACCTCGATGCGGTGTACCTGAACAACTACAACGCCTGCCGCACCGCGATCCGCGCCGCCCTGACCGGCAAGCCGGAAACCGCGCAGCTCAAGGATGTGGTCGCGCACATCAGCAACCCTTTCTACACGCCAAAAGCCTGA
- a CDS encoding aldo/keto reductase: MQYIRLGNSGLEVSRLCLGTMNMGTPDWKPWIFDEKKSEPIVKHALDNGVNFIDLADFYSAGVGEEVVGRIVKRLARREDLVITTKVGYGTRSGINASGHSRKHIMDSIDASLKRLDMDYVDVFMLHYFDVNTPVEETMSAMNDIVRSGKARYIGVSTMLTGQLAKILMACERNGWVKPINMQLQLNCAYREEEREMIPFCRDQGLGVSVFSPLARGLLTGDVQSTRNQTDFFTQQMYSDEASFEIAHSVQRVARARGVSNAQIAQAWVANHPGVDCMLVGADTTEQFDSALAALETKLDAEELHELERNYTPCDVINDYTAGKRILRTARPGVDRFNLTEAVA, from the coding sequence ATGCAATACATTCGTTTGGGCAACTCCGGCCTCGAAGTCTCCCGCCTGTGCCTGGGCACCATGAACATGGGTACCCCGGACTGGAAGCCGTGGATCTTCGATGAGAAGAAAAGCGAGCCGATCGTCAAACACGCGCTGGATAACGGCGTCAACTTCATCGACCTCGCGGACTTCTATTCTGCCGGCGTCGGCGAAGAAGTGGTGGGGCGCATCGTCAAGCGCCTGGCCCGTCGCGAAGACCTGGTGATCACCACCAAGGTCGGCTACGGCACCCGCTCGGGCATCAACGCCAGCGGTCATTCGCGCAAGCACATCATGGACAGCATCGACGCCTCGTTGAAGCGCCTGGACATGGACTACGTCGACGTCTTCATGCTGCATTACTTCGACGTCAACACCCCGGTCGAAGAGACCATGAGCGCCATGAACGACATCGTGCGTTCCGGCAAGGCCCGCTACATCGGCGTGTCGACCATGCTCACCGGGCAACTGGCGAAGATCCTCATGGCCTGCGAGCGCAATGGCTGGGTCAAGCCGATCAACATGCAGCTGCAACTGAACTGCGCCTACCGCGAAGAAGAGCGCGAGATGATTCCGTTCTGCCGCGACCAGGGCCTGGGTGTCTCGGTGTTCAGCCCGCTGGCCCGTGGCCTGCTGACTGGTGACGTGCAGTCGACCCGCAACCAGACCGACTTCTTCACCCAGCAGATGTACAGCGACGAAGCCTCGTTCGAGATCGCCCATTCGGTACAACGCGTGGCCCGTGCCCGTGGAGTGTCCAACGCGCAGATCGCCCAGGCCTGGGTCGCCAATCATCCGGGTGTGGATTGCATGCTGGTCGGCGCCGATACCACCGAGCAGTTCGACAGCGCCCTGGCGGCCCTGGAGACCAAGCTCGACGCCGAAGAGCTGCACGAACTGGAACGCAACTACACGCCGTGCGACGTGATCAACGATTACACCGCCGGCAAACGTATCCTGCGCACCGCCCGCCCGGGTGTGGACCGCTTCAACCTGACCGAGGCCGTGGCATGA